A region of bacterium DNA encodes the following proteins:
- a CDS encoding uroporphyrinogen decarboxylase family protein, whose translation MTSRERILRALNHQIPDRVPIHDSPWGATVRRWHKEGLPEDTTPAEFFGYEFEYFGADTSPRFPVRVIEKNEEYIITTTPQGGKRKNHRDYSTTPEIIDWPVKTKDDWKEIKKLLKPDWTRVDWASGLARNKAAYEEGKFCVFSGGYGYDILQGYMKSEQLLITMVEDPDWVKEMIMTLAELTLVMADLMIRNGFKFDGAFMFNDMGYRNGLLFSPDTYMKTHYEADKIVYEYFHSKGMKTLLHSCGNVKELIPILIEVGLDCLQPLEVKAGMDLIELKEKYGDKLSFMGGIDVRLMADPDPSKIEEEIKRKFEVAKKNGGYIYHSDHSIPNTISFQQYSYVIELVKKYGVYSEYEEIEKHEKEKIVIKEEKIEKPEITEKKEKRGIFGKKAKQKKEEISVEAKKEETEVKKEKKKFSLFGIFRKKKQK comes from the coding sequence ATGACAAGTAGAGAAAGAATTTTAAGAGCCTTAAATCATCAAATCCCTGACAGAGTTCCAATTCATGATAGTCCATGGGGAGCAACTGTTAGAAGATGGCATAAAGAAGGATTACCCGAGGATACCACACCTGCTGAATTTTTTGGATATGAGTTTGAATATTTTGGTGCTGATACAAGTCCAAGATTTCCTGTAAGAGTAATTGAAAAGAATGAGGAGTATATAATCACAACAACACCACAGGGAGGAAAAAGAAAAAATCACAGGGATTATTCTACAACTCCTGAAATTATTGACTGGCCTGTAAAAACAAAGGATGACTGGAAGGAAATCAAAAAATTGCTTAAGCCTGATTGGACAAGAGTTGACTGGGCTTCTGGACTTGCAAGAAATAAAGCAGCCTATGAGGAGGGAAAATTCTGTGTTTTCAGTGGTGGATATGGATATGATATACTTCAGGGTTATATGAAGTCAGAGCAACTTTTAATTACAATGGTTGAAGACCCTGATTGGGTAAAAGAAATGATTATGACACTTGCAGAACTTACTCTTGTTATGGCTGACTTGATGATAAGAAATGGTTTTAAATTTGATGGTGCTTTTATGTTTAATGATATGGGATATAGAAATGGTCTTTTATTTTCACCTGATACCTATATGAAAACACATTATGAGGCAGATAAAATTGTTTATGAATATTTTCATTCAAAGGGTATGAAGACATTACTTCATTCCTGTGGAAATGTTAAAGAACTTATACCTATTTTAATTGAAGTTGGACTTGATTGTTTACAGCCACTTGAAGTTAAAGCAGGAATGGATTTAATTGAATTAAAAGAAAAATATGGAGATAAACTTTCATTTATGGGAGGTATAGATGTAAGATTGATGGCAGACCCAGATCCATCAAAAATTGAAGAGGAGATAAAAAGAAAATTTGAAGTTGCAAAGAAAAATGGTGGTTATATCTATCATTCGGACCATTCTATTCCAAATACCATAAGTTTTCAGCAATACTCTTATGTTATAGAACTTGTAAAAAAATACGGTGTATATTCTGAATATGAAGAAATTGAAAAACATGAAAAAGAGAAAATAGTTATAAAAGAAGAAAAAATAGAAAAACCAGAGATTACCGAAAAGAAAGAAAAAAGAGGAATTTTTGGAAAAAAAGCAAAACAGAAAAAAGAAGAAATATCTGTTGAAGCAAAAAAAGAAGAAACAGAAGTTAAAAAAGAAAAGAAAAAATTTTCTCTATTCGGAATATTCAGAAAGAAGAAACAGAAGTAA